A region of Mycolicibacterium brumae DNA encodes the following proteins:
- a CDS encoding DUF5134 domain-containing protein, with product MIADPLLRWAVTALFVAAAVICLTAMASGRVSGPHWVSEVLHLAMSVAMAVMAWPWGMGVPNAPAMVVFAAGALWFLVRAITGRMCGGPIAWYHAAMMAAMAWMYAVMGKLIPGQGGDSGQDGHGGHAGHGAHGGHDGHGGSAAADPGWITGVNGFWTVFFAVAAVVLAYRYFAGRRTHSRVPEELSVDDAGVLGQAMMAAGMAIMFGVML from the coding sequence ATGATCGCCGACCCGCTGCTGCGCTGGGCGGTGACCGCGCTGTTCGTCGCGGCCGCCGTCATTTGCCTCACCGCGATGGCCTCCGGGCGGGTGTCCGGGCCGCACTGGGTGAGCGAGGTGCTGCACCTGGCGATGTCGGTCGCGATGGCGGTGATGGCCTGGCCGTGGGGGATGGGCGTGCCGAACGCGCCGGCCATGGTCGTCTTCGCCGCCGGCGCGCTGTGGTTCCTGGTGCGCGCGATCACCGGGCGGATGTGCGGCGGCCCGATCGCCTGGTACCACGCCGCGATGATGGCGGCGATGGCGTGGATGTACGCCGTGATGGGAAAGCTGATCCCCGGCCAGGGCGGCGACTCCGGACAGGACGGCCACGGGGGTCACGCGGGGCATGGCGCGCACGGCGGTCACGACGGGCACGGCGGTTCCGCCGCCGCCGATCCCGGCTGGATCACCGGGGTCAACGGGTTTTGGACGGTGTTCTTCGCCGTCGCGGCCGTCGTGCTGGCCTACCGCTACTTCGCCGGCCGCCGCACCCACAGCCGGGTGCCGGAGGAACTCAGCGTCGACGACGCCGGAGTGCTCGGCCAAGCCATGATGGCCGCCGGCATGGCGATCATGTTCGGCGTGATGCTCTAA
- a CDS encoding cytochrome c oxidase assembly protein: MTRRWWPLLAGYLVAAVVLAGYGAVSGARRFAQARVTDPGPLTEIAGPVGYFTATLAGAVTLGALLYVVITARPDDAHVIDPPSFRAHRLAEVTAAVWLVAALLMIPVQAGMTTGASGFALLAQGRLPDALAVSEMARAWIVVAVCAAAIAATLRLTVRWVPHAVLLIPASIAVVAPPVTGNAGQGPDHDYAGSAAIVFATMLAITAGLRVTAAICRPGPELSRRISVVLTCGGAIALAYGAMLALLLLDGPADLLRTDYGRWLALAAVLLTAVTAADALAWRRGALTGGYLTGTSWAITAAVAAVSAMAIQAAPRLLNHDYTIWDVFLGYELPDPPNLWRLVTDWRFDSFFGAVALVAAALYIAGYLRLRRRGDDWSTGRLLSWLIGCLALLIGTSSGMRTYGSAMFSVHMAEHMLINMFVPILLVLGGPVTLALRALRPADHDATPGPREWVLALVHSKFTGFFAHPATAFLMFVSTLYIVYFTPLFDTLVRYHWGHELMTTHFLMSGYLFFWVIIGIDPGPRRLPFLGRLAVLFAVMPFHAFFGIALMTMTSIIGGDFYRMLDLPWMHSLIDDQHLGGSITWGSSELPILIVVIALVVQWARSDRRAARRADRHADAGYSGDDDLDAYNAMLAELAKHRN; the protein is encoded by the coding sequence ATGACCCGTCGCTGGTGGCCGCTGCTGGCCGGATACCTGGTCGCGGCCGTCGTGCTGGCCGGCTACGGCGCGGTCAGCGGCGCCCGCCGGTTCGCCCAGGCGCGGGTGACCGATCCGGGCCCGCTGACCGAGATCGCCGGGCCGGTGGGCTATTTCACCGCGACGCTGGCCGGCGCGGTCACCCTCGGGGCCCTGCTGTATGTGGTGATCACCGCGCGCCCCGACGACGCGCACGTGATCGATCCGCCGTCGTTCCGGGCGCACCGGCTCGCCGAGGTCACCGCGGCGGTGTGGCTGGTCGCCGCGCTGCTGATGATCCCCGTTCAGGCCGGGATGACCACCGGGGCCAGCGGCTTCGCCCTGCTGGCCCAGGGCCGGCTGCCCGACGCGCTGGCGGTCTCCGAGATGGCCCGGGCCTGGATCGTGGTGGCCGTCTGCGCGGCGGCGATCGCGGCCACGCTGCGGTTGACGGTGCGCTGGGTTCCCCACGCGGTGCTGCTGATCCCCGCGTCGATCGCTGTGGTCGCGCCGCCGGTCACGGGCAACGCCGGCCAGGGCCCCGACCACGACTACGCCGGCTCCGCGGCCATCGTCTTCGCGACCATGCTCGCGATCACCGCGGGGTTGCGGGTCACCGCCGCCATCTGCCGCCCCGGCCCCGAGCTGTCCCGCCGGATCAGCGTGGTCCTGACCTGCGGCGGCGCGATCGCGCTGGCCTACGGCGCGATGCTCGCGCTGCTGCTGCTCGACGGTCCGGCCGACCTGCTGCGCACCGACTACGGCCGGTGGCTGGCGCTGGCCGCGGTGCTGCTGACCGCGGTCACCGCCGCCGACGCCCTCGCCTGGCGGCGCGGCGCGCTCACCGGCGGGTACCTGACCGGCACAAGTTGGGCGATCACCGCGGCGGTGGCGGCGGTGTCGGCGATGGCGATCCAAGCCGCGCCCCGACTGCTCAACCACGACTACACCATCTGGGACGTGTTCCTCGGCTACGAGCTACCGGACCCGCCGAACCTCTGGCGTCTCGTCACCGACTGGCGGTTCGACTCGTTCTTCGGGGCCGTGGCGCTGGTCGCGGCGGCGCTGTACATCGCCGGCTACCTGCGGCTGCGCCGCCGCGGCGACGACTGGTCCACCGGCCGGCTGCTGTCCTGGCTGATCGGCTGCCTGGCGCTGCTGATCGGCACCAGCTCCGGCATGCGGACCTACGGGTCGGCGATGTTCAGCGTGCACATGGCCGAACACATGCTGATCAATATGTTCGTGCCGATCCTGCTGGTTCTCGGCGGGCCGGTCACGCTGGCGCTGCGCGCCCTGCGCCCGGCCGACCACGACGCCACCCCCGGCCCGCGGGAATGGGTGCTCGCCCTGGTGCATTCGAAGTTCACCGGCTTCTTCGCGCACCCGGCGACGGCGTTCCTGATGTTCGTCTCGACGCTCTACATCGTGTACTTCACCCCGCTGTTCGACACCCTGGTGCGCTACCACTGGGGCCACGAGCTGATGACGACGCACTTCCTGATGTCGGGCTACCTGTTCTTCTGGGTGATCATCGGCATCGACCCAGGCCCGCGCCGGCTGCCGTTCCTGGGCCGGCTGGCTGTGCTGTTCGCGGTGATGCCGTTCCACGCGTTCTTCGGCATCGCGCTGATGACCATGACCTCGATCATCGGCGGCGACTTCTACCGCATGCTCGACCTGCCGTGGATGCACAGCCTGATCGACGACCAGCACCTCGGCGGATCCATCACCTGGGGGTCCTCCGAGCTGCCGATCCTGATCGTGGTGATCGCCCTCGTCGTGCAGTGGGCCCGATCCGACCGCCGCGCGGCGCGGCGCGCGGACCGGCACGCCGACGCCGGCTACTCCGGCGACGACGACCTGGACGCCTACAACGCGATGCTGGCCGAGCTGGCCAAACACCGGAACTGA
- a CDS encoding CopG family transcriptional regulator yields MTGRTDDDYAAMAADFEAGDFEIVGPASVGPGAFVKLKEGRPAGRREAGGSTPTMSVRFPSDLREGIAQRAAAESIKPAELVRRAVAEYLMRHPA; encoded by the coding sequence ATGACGGGCCGCACCGACGACGACTACGCCGCAATGGCGGCGGATTTCGAAGCGGGCGATTTTGAGATTGTTGGTCCAGCCTCGGTGGGACCCGGAGCCTTCGTAAAGCTGAAAGAAGGGCGGCCGGCCGGTCGCCGTGAGGCTGGCGGCAGTACCCCGACCATGTCGGTGCGTTTCCCGAGTGACCTGCGGGAAGGAATCGCCCAGCGGGCCGCGGCCGAGTCGATCAAGCCCGCCGAACTGGTACGCCGGGCCGTCGCCGAGTACCTGATGCGGCATCCCGCGTAG